A region from the Agrobacterium cucumeris genome encodes:
- the uppF gene encoding polysaccharide biosynthesis O-antigen ligase family protein UppF → MTHVGYQHAPGFDAPLAAMRLVGSFFIAFGVFLSGFVISEPAPYELMMVGQVAIWFLLGLLLSRTVVLLLCLLLAFNVGGYLSLTTMADLDEGPLYLAVSTFLALTSVFYAAIIEDKYQRLLLIFRAWLAAALITSLLGIIGYFHALPGFEVFTLYDRAKGAFQDPNVFGPFLVTPSLYLIYGLLTGKAMHAPWRILGLLILSLGVFLSFSRAAWGLFLFATLLLVFVMLLKERTAAFRLKILVLFLVAVALMVAAVIIALQFKQVSDLFFSRASAVQSYDGGHLGRFARHYLGFLLAMEHPLGIGPMVFDNIFPAAEHNIWLKSLTTHGWFGFVIYLTLICWTIAAGFRHLLRPRPWQPFLIISWVTFVGHVMIGAVIDTDHWRHFFLLLGILWGCMALEKRENLRRRTSHA, encoded by the coding sequence TTGACCCACGTCGGTTACCAGCACGCACCGGGTTTTGATGCGCCTCTGGCCGCCATGCGGCTCGTCGGTTCGTTCTTCATTGCCTTCGGCGTGTTCCTCTCCGGCTTCGTCATCTCCGAACCGGCGCCTTACGAACTGATGATGGTCGGGCAAGTGGCCATCTGGTTCCTGCTGGGCCTGCTCCTTTCCCGCACCGTCGTGCTGCTGCTGTGCCTGCTGCTTGCCTTTAATGTCGGCGGTTATCTTTCGCTCACCACCATGGCTGACCTCGACGAGGGGCCGCTTTATCTCGCCGTCTCGACCTTTCTGGCGCTGACCTCGGTTTTTTACGCGGCGATCATCGAGGATAAATATCAGCGGCTGCTGCTGATTTTTCGCGCCTGGCTCGCCGCGGCGCTGATCACCTCGCTGCTCGGTATCATCGGATATTTTCATGCCCTTCCCGGCTTCGAGGTATTCACGCTTTATGATCGCGCCAAGGGTGCGTTTCAGGACCCGAACGTCTTTGGTCCCTTCCTGGTGACACCGTCGCTTTACCTGATCTATGGCCTGCTCACCGGCAAGGCGATGCATGCGCCGTGGCGTATCCTCGGCCTGCTGATCCTGTCGCTTGGCGTGTTCCTGTCATTTTCGCGTGCGGCATGGGGCCTGTTTCTGTTCGCCACCCTGCTGCTCGTCTTCGTCATGCTGCTGAAGGAGCGCACTGCCGCGTTTCGGCTGAAAATTCTCGTGCTGTTTCTCGTTGCGGTCGCGCTCATGGTCGCAGCCGTCATCATCGCGCTGCAATTCAAACAGGTCTCGGACCTGTTCTTCAGCCGCGCCTCTGCGGTGCAATCCTATGATGGCGGGCATCTGGGGCGTTTTGCCCGTCACTATCTTGGTTTCCTGCTGGCGATGGAACATCCACTTGGCATCGGGCCAATGGTGTTCGACAATATCTTTCCCGCCGCCGAACATAATATCTGGCTGAAAAGCCTGACAACGCATGGCTGGTTCGGTTTCGTGATCTATCTGACGCTGATCTGCTGGACGATCGCTGCCGGTTTCAGGCATCTGCTGCGGCCGCGGCCGTGGCAGCCGTTCCTGATCATTTCCTGGGTGACCTTTGTCGGCCACGTCATGATCGGCGCCGTCATCGATACCGATCACTGGCGGCATTTCTTCCTGCTGCTCGGCATATTGTGGGGCTGCATGGCGCTGGAAAAACGTGAAAACCTGCGCCGCCGCACTAGCCACGCCTAA
- the uppE gene encoding polysaccharide biosynthesis glycosyltransferase UppE — protein sequence MTKADKDRLQFDLASLRKQISEREAGEPSPSETVVLNPLARQIANQLRAGNHSPNMVIGQLRLLEFSMLVVIAAIVNGIAADRGLETFLSVFSAGVLGAALCVFLLQAGDCYQLPTLRTPLKMFARIQGAVCLSFVGAACFLLVVFPNALHSWPAFGIWYAIGAVAIFTGRLILGFAIRHWGRNGVMERRAVIVGGGDAARDLIRSLEQQSDNDIRICGIFDDRKSERSPDVVAGYPKLGTFAELVEFARLTKLDMLIIALPLSAEARILQLLRKLWVLPVDIRIAAHANKLRFRPRAYSHVGNVPMLDVFDKPIRDWDSVAKRIFDITFSLLGIALFWPVMLGAGIAVKATSKGPILFKQKRHGFNNETINVWKFRSMYTELSDPTAKKAVTKNDPRVTPVGRFLRKSSMDELPQLFNVLYGDLSLVGPRPHAVHAQTGDLKYTEVVEHYFARHKVKPGVTGWAQINGWRGEIDHGDKIKFRTEYDLYYIENWSLFLDLKILFLTPIRLLKSENAY from the coding sequence ATGACCAAGGCTGACAAGGACAGACTGCAATTCGATCTGGCGTCGTTGCGCAAGCAAATCTCCGAGCGTGAAGCCGGTGAGCCTTCGCCGTCCGAGACCGTCGTTCTCAATCCTCTTGCGCGGCAGATCGCCAACCAGCTGCGTGCCGGCAACCATTCACCCAACATGGTGATCGGCCAGTTGCGGCTGCTGGAATTCTCGATGCTCGTGGTCATCGCCGCCATCGTCAACGGTATCGCCGCCGATAGGGGTCTCGAAACCTTTCTTTCGGTTTTCAGCGCCGGCGTACTGGGTGCGGCACTCTGTGTGTTCCTGCTGCAGGCGGGCGACTGTTATCAGTTACCGACGCTGCGCACGCCGCTGAAAATGTTTGCCCGCATTCAAGGCGCCGTCTGTCTGTCTTTCGTGGGCGCCGCCTGTTTCCTGCTCGTGGTTTTTCCCAATGCGCTGCATTCCTGGCCGGCTTTCGGCATATGGTATGCGATTGGCGCGGTAGCCATTTTCACCGGACGGCTGATCCTTGGCTTTGCCATTCGCCACTGGGGCCGCAATGGCGTCATGGAACGCCGCGCCGTCATCGTCGGTGGTGGCGATGCTGCCAGAGACCTCATCCGTTCGCTCGAGCAGCAGTCGGACAATGATATCCGCATCTGCGGGATTTTCGACGACCGGAAAAGCGAGCGCTCTCCCGATGTCGTCGCCGGTTATCCCAAGCTCGGCACCTTTGCCGAACTGGTGGAATTTGCCCGCCTGACAAAGCTCGACATGCTGATCATCGCCCTGCCGCTAAGCGCAGAGGCCCGCATTCTCCAGCTCTTGCGCAAACTCTGGGTGCTGCCGGTCGATATTCGCATCGCCGCTCACGCCAATAAATTGCGGTTCCGTCCGCGCGCCTATTCGCATGTGGGCAATGTGCCGATGCTCGATGTGTTCGACAAGCCGATCCGCGACTGGGATTCGGTGGCGAAACGGATATTCGACATCACCTTTAGCCTCCTCGGCATCGCCCTTTTCTGGCCGGTGATGCTGGGCGCCGGGATTGCCGTCAAGGCCACGTCCAAAGGCCCCATCCTCTTCAAGCAGAAGCGTCACGGCTTCAACAATGAGACGATCAACGTCTGGAAGTTCCGTTCCATGTATACGGAACTCAGCGATCCCACCGCCAAGAAGGCCGTCACCAAGAACGACCCGCGCGTCACACCGGTCGGCCGTTTCCTGCGCAAATCGTCGATGGACGAGCTGCCGCAGCTCTTCAACGTTCTCTATGGCGATCTCTCGCTGGTCGGCCCGCGCCCGCACGCAGTCCATGCCCAGACGGGTGATCTGAAATATACCGAAGTGGTGGAGCATTATTTCGCGCGTCACAAGGTCAAGCCCGGCGTGACCGGTTGGGCGCAGATCAATGGCTGGCGCGGTGAAATCGACCATGGCGACAAGATCAAGTTCCGCACCGAATACGATCTTTATTACATCGAGAACTGGTCGCTTTTCCTCGATCTCAAAATCCTGTTCCTGACGCCGATACGGCTGCTCAAATCGGAAAACGCCTATTGA
- the uppD gene encoding polysaccharide biosynthesis type 4 glycosyltransferase UppD, whose amino-acid sequence MSDDGPPLRIIHCFRSPVGGVFRHVRDLIEEHVKQGHKVGIVCDSSTGGAHEERLFAQIAPMLELGLTRLPIRRSIGPGDLPALWRSYKQIKSLRPDILHGHSAKGGALARLIGSLLRANRYRVARLYSPHGGSLHYDRKSLKGQLFLRLERFQEHFTDALCFVCNFEQRTYEAKVGKPRTRTAMIYNGVQESEFETVPAREDAARFLYIGMLRDLKGPDVFIKAFARMERSIGHPMSGVIVGDGPDRDKYAAMIDKSGLSQRIAMHAAMPARQAFELAETVVVPSRAEAMPYIVLEALAAGKTVIASHVGGIPEVLGENSEALVPAGDAEALAKIMVRDAEDGDWSKRVMPPPNSFKAKFSTPVMADDMMKLYRDLLSR is encoded by the coding sequence GTGTCGGATGACGGCCCTCCCCTGCGCATCATTCACTGTTTCCGCTCCCCCGTCGGCGGTGTCTTCCGCCATGTGCGCGACCTGATAGAAGAACATGTCAAACAGGGTCACAAGGTGGGTATCGTCTGCGACAGTTCGACCGGTGGCGCACATGAGGAACGGCTTTTCGCCCAGATCGCCCCGATGCTGGAGCTGGGGCTTACCCGCCTGCCCATCAGGCGCTCCATCGGCCCGGGTGACCTGCCGGCACTCTGGAGATCCTACAAGCAGATAAAAAGTTTGCGGCCGGACATCTTGCACGGGCATAGCGCCAAGGGTGGCGCTCTTGCCCGGCTGATCGGCTCATTGTTGCGGGCGAACAGGTATCGCGTAGCCCGCCTCTACTCGCCGCATGGCGGCAGCCTGCATTACGACCGCAAGAGCCTGAAGGGGCAGCTGTTCCTGCGGCTCGAAAGGTTTCAGGAACACTTTACCGACGCGCTCTGCTTTGTCTGTAATTTCGAACAGCGAACCTATGAAGCCAAGGTCGGCAAGCCGCGCACCCGAACGGCGATGATCTATAACGGCGTGCAGGAAAGCGAGTTCGAAACCGTGCCGGCCCGCGAGGACGCAGCCCGTTTCCTCTATATCGGCATGTTGCGCGATCTCAAGGGCCCGGATGTCTTCATCAAGGCCTTCGCCAGGATGGAGCGTAGCATCGGCCACCCCATGTCCGGCGTTATCGTCGGTGACGGGCCGGACAGGGACAAATATGCGGCGATGATCGACAAATCAGGGCTTTCCCAGCGGATTGCCATGCATGCCGCCATGCCCGCCAGACAGGCCTTCGAGCTGGCGGAGACCGTGGTGGTGCCCTCGCGCGCCGAAGCCATGCCCTATATCGTGCTTGAGGCGCTGGCGGCGGGCAAGACGGTCATCGCCTCACATGTCGGCGGCATTCCCGAGGTTCTGGGAGAGAACAGCGAGGCGCTGGTTCCGGCCGGAGACGCCGAGGCGCTGGCGAAGATCATGGTCAGGGACGCTGAAGATGGCGATTGGTCAAAGCGGGTGATGCCCCCACCAAACAGCTTTAAGGCGAAGTTTTCAACGCCTGTCATGGCCGATGACATGATGAAGCTGTATCGCGACCTGCTTTCACGCTAA
- the uppC gene encoding polysaccharide export protein UppC, translating into MPLAGSRHVTALTLAVLTALSGCAAYQPAPRSFNEAALQPYHVDSGDRLRINVFEQVGLTNTYTVDQAGYVAFPLVGQVPARGKTLPQLEAAIAAKLRQGYLRDPDVTIEIDRYRPVFIMGEVGRPGQYSYVPGMTVQNAIAIAGGFTPRANQADVDLTRKINAEVMTGRIGITAPILAGDTVYVRERFF; encoded by the coding sequence ATGCCGCTCGCCGGATCACGACATGTCACCGCACTGACGCTTGCCGTTCTGACGGCCCTTTCCGGTTGCGCGGCATATCAACCCGCGCCGCGCTCGTTCAATGAGGCGGCCTTGCAACCCTATCATGTCGATAGCGGCGACAGGCTGCGCATCAACGTCTTCGAACAGGTGGGGCTGACCAATACCTATACGGTCGATCAGGCCGGTTATGTCGCCTTCCCGCTTGTCGGTCAGGTTCCTGCGCGCGGCAAGACGCTGCCGCAGCTCGAAGCCGCCATTGCCGCGAAATTGCGCCAGGGTTATCTGCGCGATCCAGACGTGACGATCGAGATCGACCGTTATCGCCCCGTCTTCATCATGGGTGAAGTTGGTCGTCCCGGCCAATATTCCTATGTGCCCGGCATGACGGTGCAGAACGCCATCGCCATCGCCGGCGGGTTCACCCCGCGCGCCAATCAGGCCGATGTCGATCTTACCCGCAAGATCAACGCCGAGGTAATGACCGGCCGGATCGGCATCACCGCACCCATTCTTGCGGGCGATACGGTCTATGTACGTGAACGCTTCTTCTGA
- the uppB gene encoding polysaccharide biosynthesis protein UppB yields the protein MNGDRMDDRDVDIDLAQLVAAIWRRKGRIAAVTLLAGGAAFVIASMMAPAYKGEARVLIESRAASFGASQQSNAPAEPVLDELTVSSQVQILQSVDLIKQVAKNMKLYELEEFDPEARPSLVSGLLIAVGLKKDPLQVQPEERVLKAFREKLQVYQVESSRVITVEFSSEDPKLAAAIPNEMMKAYIALQSGAKLDTSTEAARWLEPEIANLREKVREADRKVADYRASSDLLSAGQGETLATRQLSDISTELGRIRGERANAEARAEGVRNALSSGRPLDTFPDVVGSPTIQRLKENETGIRSQISDLTSSLLEGHPRIRALRNQLEGIQRQIQEETRKVLASLENEANVSRLRERQLVQQLNVLKSESVRAGEQQVGLNDLEREASAQRQLLETYLARYREATSRAGSVDSTPADARVISGAVEPREPYFPKTGAITIVVTLATFLLSCIVVMLVELFTGRALKPVGRNQVPPLSDPPAPTRKPADRDETTDLPEQPVATHHEASPPATQAMPAAAYQQQPIVEEVRPLPVVAATTAASASVLPVEEVAPLKEEATKEEIETSDDFSIDAVAGFLATRLAKPVAAVVSPAGDSGSTTTVMLARALSEMGRSVVLVDMTASACPTRLMVPEAGLPGVMDLLAGAAAFGETIHGDRLSDAHIVPRGNAQPREAMRAIDRLTMILSALSDAYDTVLVECGAVQISSLEKMLRNLPAEIIVSVPGKDGEMLEKTLGELVAQGYEQALPMTGMRKPGHLSAA from the coding sequence ATGAACGGCGATCGCATGGACGACAGGGATGTGGATATCGATCTGGCACAGCTTGTTGCAGCCATATGGCGGCGCAAGGGCCGGATCGCGGCCGTCACGCTTCTGGCCGGCGGCGCCGCCTTCGTGATCGCCAGCATGATGGCGCCCGCCTATAAGGGTGAAGCGCGTGTCCTCATCGAATCCCGCGCGGCCTCTTTCGGTGCTTCACAGCAATCCAATGCGCCGGCCGAGCCGGTGCTTGATGAATTGACCGTCTCCAGCCAGGTGCAGATCCTGCAATCGGTCGACCTCATCAAGCAGGTCGCGAAAAACATGAAGCTCTATGAGCTGGAGGAGTTTGATCCGGAAGCGCGTCCTTCGCTGGTGTCGGGCCTGCTGATTGCCGTAGGTCTCAAGAAAGATCCGCTGCAGGTGCAACCCGAAGAGCGGGTGCTGAAGGCCTTCCGCGAGAAATTGCAGGTCTATCAGGTCGAAAGCTCACGCGTCATCACCGTTGAGTTTTCTTCTGAAGATCCAAAGCTCGCCGCGGCCATCCCCAACGAGATGATGAAGGCCTATATCGCTCTGCAAAGTGGCGCGAAACTCGACACGAGCACGGAAGCGGCGCGCTGGCTGGAGCCGGAAATTGCCAATCTGCGCGAGAAGGTACGTGAGGCGGACAGGAAGGTCGCGGATTATCGCGCCTCATCCGATCTCCTGTCGGCCGGGCAGGGCGAAACGCTTGCCACCCGCCAGCTCAGCGATATCTCGACCGAACTAGGCCGTATTCGTGGAGAGCGTGCGAATGCGGAAGCGCGGGCGGAAGGCGTGCGCAATGCGCTTTCAAGCGGCCGCCCTCTCGATACCTTCCCGGATGTCGTCGGTTCTCCAACGATCCAGCGGTTGAAGGAAAACGAAACGGGTATCCGCAGCCAGATTTCCGATCTGACCTCCTCGTTGCTGGAAGGCCATCCACGTATTAGGGCGCTGCGCAACCAGCTGGAAGGCATACAGCGGCAGATTCAGGAAGAAACTCGCAAGGTGCTGGCAAGCCTGGAAAACGAAGCCAATGTTTCCCGCCTGCGCGAACGGCAACTGGTGCAGCAATTGAACGTGCTGAAATCCGAAAGCGTGCGCGCCGGGGAGCAGCAGGTCGGCCTGAACGATCTGGAACGCGAGGCTTCGGCCCAACGCCAGCTTCTGGAAACCTATCTCGCCCGTTACCGCGAGGCGACCTCGCGCGCCGGTTCGGTGGATTCAACGCCCGCCGACGCGCGCGTGATCTCAGGTGCGGTGGAGCCGCGTGAGCCCTATTTCCCGAAAACCGGAGCCATCACCATCGTCGTCACACTGGCGACCTTCCTGCTCTCCTGCATCGTCGTCATGCTGGTGGAACTCTTCACCGGGCGCGCCTTGAAGCCGGTAGGCAGAAATCAGGTTCCGCCGCTCTCCGATCCGCCTGCGCCGACGCGTAAACCCGCCGACAGGGACGAGACCACGGATTTGCCGGAGCAACCGGTTGCCACCCATCATGAGGCGTCGCCGCCGGCCACCCAGGCCATGCCCGCTGCCGCCTACCAGCAGCAACCCATTGTCGAAGAGGTGCGGCCGTTACCGGTCGTTGCCGCCACCACTGCTGCTTCGGCTTCGGTTTTGCCGGTGGAAGAGGTCGCACCTTTGAAAGAAGAGGCGACGAAAGAGGAGATCGAAACCTCCGACGATTTCTCGATCGATGCCGTTGCGGGCTTTCTGGCCACCCGTCTTGCCAAACCCGTCGCCGCCGTTGTGTCTCCAGCCGGCGACAGCGGTTCAACTACCACCGTCATGCTGGCGCGTGCCCTGTCTGAAATGGGCCGCTCGGTCGTTCTCGTCGATATGACGGCCTCGGCCTGTCCCACGCGTCTTATGGTGCCCGAGGCCGGGCTGCCGGGTGTCATGGATCTTCTGGCGGGCGCTGCTGCCTTTGGTGAAACCATTCACGGTGACCGGCTGTCCGATGCGCATATCGTGCCGCGCGGCAATGCGCAGCCGCGTGAGGCCATGCGGGCCATCGATCGGCTGACGATGATTCTAAGCGCCCTGTCCGACGCCTATGATACGGTTCTGGTTGAATGCGGCGCGGTGCAGATTTCGAGCCTTGAAAAAATGCTGCGCAATCTGCCGGCGGAAATCATCGTTTCGGTGCCCGGCAAGGATGGCGAGATGCTGGAAAAGACGCTCGGTGAACTGGTGGCCCAGGGCTACGAGCAGGCATTGCCAATGACGGGTATGCGCAAGCCGGGTCATCTGAGCGCCGCCTGA